In the Bradyrhizobium guangzhouense genome, one interval contains:
- a CDS encoding Gfo/Idh/MocA family protein, with translation MSAPVRLSVMGAGLIGKRHIEHILARPEAMLSSIVDPMPAARELAASLKVDWYPSFQDMLSGNRPEGIVVATPNQMHVANGMDCIAARIPALIEKPLADDLAAAQGLVEASERAGVPLLTGHHRRHNPMIQRAKAEIDSGRLGQIVSVHGMFWLIKPDDYFDVAWRREKGAGPVFLNLIHDVDLLRYLCGDIVAVQAAQSNRLRGNAVEETAVIILHFASGALGTVNVSDTIQSPWSWEFTAGENPAYSHTPEACYQIGGTRASLAIPQLDLWHHPSKASWWAPIERERLSYEKEDPLGLQIANFCGVIRRTAEPVVSGREGLETLRVIDAVKRAGETGALVSI, from the coding sequence ATGAGCGCACCTGTCCGGCTGTCAGTGATGGGAGCGGGCCTCATCGGCAAGCGACACATCGAGCACATTCTCGCGCGGCCGGAGGCGATGCTGTCGTCGATCGTCGATCCCATGCCGGCGGCTCGGGAGTTGGCGGCGTCGCTGAAGGTGGACTGGTATCCCTCCTTTCAGGACATGCTCTCCGGAAATCGGCCTGAGGGGATTGTCGTTGCCACCCCCAACCAGATGCACGTGGCCAACGGGATGGATTGCATCGCAGCGCGCATCCCGGCGCTGATCGAGAAGCCGCTCGCGGATGACCTCGCCGCTGCGCAGGGGCTGGTCGAGGCCTCGGAACGGGCGGGTGTGCCGTTGCTCACCGGTCATCATCGCCGCCACAACCCGATGATCCAGCGAGCCAAGGCAGAGATCGACAGCGGCCGGCTCGGCCAGATCGTGTCGGTGCATGGCATGTTCTGGCTGATCAAGCCGGACGATTATTTTGATGTGGCCTGGCGCCGCGAAAAAGGAGCGGGGCCAGTTTTCCTGAATCTGATCCACGATGTCGACCTGCTGCGGTACCTGTGCGGGGATATCGTCGCAGTACAGGCTGCCCAATCCAATCGGCTGCGGGGCAACGCGGTTGAAGAGACAGCGGTCATCATCCTGCACTTCGCCTCGGGCGCGCTGGGAACGGTCAATGTCTCCGACACCATCCAGTCGCCTTGGAGCTGGGAATTCACGGCCGGCGAGAACCCGGCTTACAGTCACACGCCGGAGGCCTGTTACCAGATCGGCGGCACCAGAGCATCGCTCGCAATTCCGCAACTGGATCTATGGCATCACCCAAGCAAGGCCAGTTGGTGGGCGCCGATCGAGCGTGAGCGGCTGAGCTACGAGAAGGAAGACCCGCTCGGCCTGCAGATCGCAAATTTCTGCGGCGTCATCCGCCGCACGGCCGAGCCTGTGGTGAGCGGGCGCGAAGGCCTCGAAACGCTCAGAGTGATTGATGCGGTCAAGCGCGCAGGGGAAACCGGAGCTCTCGTGTCGATTTGA
- a CDS encoding helix-turn-helix domain-containing protein → MEATALDLGLRGAVAGLFLMIMVVTLGRVRPLDTIKWLSVAMAASGALYAIVTAPLVPKASVWWVMPLLGANPVLVWLWARAGFDDDFVVRRWHGLLWLAVVGVWFSVIFTWTTWPDFAKAGVRSMSILGIILSLSAAVQTLRTWKTDLVAGRRRLRLAILILALLIVVLLSVPDVTSISAKSVGLSGSLATSAALLAIAALAGWSLFHPPPAISAAVARTAATGSENADRATPIRAADRGRDATASLLLRRLDILMTVERVYRQEGLTIGALAAKLDVPEYRLRQAINEGLGYRNFNAFLNRYRIGEAKAALSDPGQRDVAVLTIAMDAGFQSIGPFNRAFKAEIGLTPTEFRRDALARSAAMASKNLALENDEELQNRPIPLKIG, encoded by the coding sequence ATGGAAGCCACCGCACTTGACCTCGGCCTGCGCGGCGCAGTTGCCGGTCTCTTCCTGATGATCATGGTCGTGACCTTGGGGCGTGTTCGCCCGCTGGATACGATCAAATGGCTCAGCGTCGCCATGGCCGCCTCCGGCGCGCTCTACGCGATCGTGACGGCACCGCTCGTGCCCAAGGCCTCGGTCTGGTGGGTCATGCCGCTCCTGGGCGCCAATCCGGTGCTGGTCTGGTTGTGGGCGCGCGCGGGCTTCGACGACGATTTCGTGGTTCGGCGCTGGCATGGCCTGCTGTGGCTGGCCGTCGTCGGCGTCTGGTTCTCGGTGATCTTCACATGGACGACATGGCCTGACTTCGCCAAGGCGGGCGTTCGATCGATGTCGATCCTGGGGATCATCCTGTCGCTCTCCGCAGCCGTGCAGACGCTCAGGACCTGGAAGACCGACCTTGTCGCCGGCCGGCGTCGGCTTCGGCTCGCGATCCTGATTCTGGCGCTACTCATTGTGGTCTTGCTGTCCGTCCCGGACGTGACGTCGATCTCGGCCAAGAGCGTCGGCTTGTCAGGCAGCCTGGCCACCTCAGCCGCTCTGCTGGCAATCGCCGCACTGGCCGGATGGAGCCTGTTCCACCCCCCGCCGGCTATTTCCGCGGCCGTCGCGAGGACCGCTGCAACTGGATCCGAAAATGCAGATCGTGCGACGCCGATCAGGGCGGCCGATCGCGGTCGCGATGCCACAGCATCGTTGCTGCTGCGTCGGCTCGACATCCTGATGACGGTCGAACGGGTCTATCGGCAGGAAGGCCTCACCATCGGCGCCCTCGCGGCCAAGCTCGACGTGCCGGAATACAGGCTCCGGCAGGCCATCAACGAGGGCCTCGGCTATCGCAACTTCAATGCCTTTCTCAACCGTTATCGCATCGGGGAAGCCAAGGCGGCGTTGTCCGATCCCGGTCAACGGGACGTCGCGGTGCTGACCATCGCCATGGACGCCGGTTTCCAGTCGATCGGTCCGTTCAATCGCGCGTTCAAGGCCGAGATCGGCCTGACGCCGACGGAATTCCGTCGTGA